The proteins below come from a single Gimesia alba genomic window:
- a CDS encoding sodium:solute symporter gives MTNALLANSVHFRPLDLAAIVVYLTLMAGMGLWFSRRNQSTEHYFLGDRNFPGWAIGLSMLGTSISSVTFLAFPAAAFALDWRQLISNLTLPLVAVLAIIVFIPFFRRGNTTSAFEYLGDRFGTVPRLYGTLSFILLQLIRLGKVLFLVSIPVSLLTGWDIRLVIMGVGIFISFYTIAGGIEAVIWTDVIQTIVLWLGGILCFTIIVLQLPGGLGQVFEVGAVQGKFNVGSFDFNLTERTFWTVALLGIINWLTIYSSDQNVVQRFIAARSLREARKATTLYSILAVFTWSFFFLIGTCVFVFYQIHPDPAVKELQADEIFPWFILTQVPAGLAGLVISGVMAAAMSSLDSSINSISTVMTVDLLKPWLAPGRDDRFYLRMARLIAVFASTLMIAGAIFFSSIEKESMNDLSWIIASVFGGCLLGLFMLGFFTRRIDNTAAIIGLAGAIVVNLYLGLSTGGWLPEHWTLPIHSYWVGILVNLAFIFIAIVVSLFRGANPRELQGLTVWTLKEQP, from the coding sequence ATGACAAATGCGCTCCTCGCTAACTCGGTTCACTTTCGCCCGCTTGATCTGGCAGCGATCGTCGTCTATCTGACCCTGATGGCGGGCATGGGGCTCTGGTTTTCGCGCCGCAATCAATCGACCGAACACTATTTTCTCGGCGATCGCAACTTTCCCGGCTGGGCCATCGGCCTCTCCATGCTGGGCACCTCAATCAGCTCGGTCACCTTCCTCGCATTCCCGGCGGCTGCATTTGCCCTCGACTGGCGCCAGCTGATTTCCAATCTAACGCTCCCTCTGGTCGCCGTTCTGGCGATTATTGTCTTCATCCCGTTTTTCCGTCGCGGCAATACCACCAGCGCGTTCGAATATCTCGGCGATCGCTTTGGCACTGTTCCACGACTATACGGCACACTCAGCTTCATTCTGCTGCAACTGATCCGCCTGGGAAAGGTCCTGTTTCTGGTTTCGATCCCAGTCAGCCTGCTCACCGGCTGGGACATTCGGCTGGTCATCATGGGCGTGGGTATCTTCATCTCGTTCTACACCATCGCCGGCGGAATTGAAGCGGTCATCTGGACCGACGTCATTCAAACCATCGTCCTCTGGCTGGGCGGCATCCTCTGTTTCACCATCATCGTACTACAACTTCCCGGCGGACTGGGGCAGGTCTTCGAAGTCGGCGCGGTTCAAGGCAAATTCAACGTCGGCTCGTTCGACTTCAATCTCACCGAACGCACCTTCTGGACCGTCGCTCTATTAGGCATCATCAACTGGCTCACAATTTACTCCAGCGATCAGAATGTCGTCCAGCGTTTCATCGCCGCCCGCAGTCTTCGTGAAGCTCGCAAAGCAACCACCCTGTATTCGATCTTAGCCGTTTTCACCTGGTCCTTTTTCTTCCTGATCGGCACCTGCGTGTTTGTCTTCTACCAGATCCATCCCGACCCCGCAGTCAAAGAACTCCAGGCAGACGAAATCTTTCCCTGGTTCATCCTGACGCAGGTTCCCGCGGGGCTGGCCGGTCTGGTGATTTCCGGCGTGATGGCCGCCGCCATGTCGAGCCTCGATTCTTCCATCAACTCCATTTCGACCGTCATGACCGTCGACTTACTCAAACCCTGGCTCGCACCGGGTCGCGATGATCGCTTCTATCTGCGAATGGCACGTCTGATCGCCGTCTTCGCTTCCACCCTGATGATCGCGGGGGCGATTTTCTTCAGTTCCATCGAAAAGGAGAGTATGAACGATCTGAGCTGGATCATCGCGTCCGTCTTCGGCGGCTGTCTGCTGGGCCTGTTTATGCTCGGCTTCTTCACCCGCCGCATTGATAATACCGCTGCTATCATCGGCCTGGCCGGCGCGATTGTCGTCAATCTCTATCTCGGCCTCAGCACCGGCGGCTGGCTGCCGGAACACTGGACGCTCCCCATTCATTCCTACTGGGTCGGAATTCTCGTCAATCTGGCGTTTATCTTCATCGCTATTGTCGTGAGCCTCTTCCGCGGTGCCAATCCGCGTGAATTACAGGGCCTGACGGTCTGGACTCTGAAGGAGCAACCATGA
- a CDS encoding AraC family transcriptional regulator — MGQPLHYISSNRVRFHQELHLRPRRIGHHRFLYVETGHGEFRISGEEFQVQPGWLGLLSPGLRENRYSTREPVSYLFVEFQSSERLTDWRAVEFQEQDPQRAALIALLKTIHVQRGDPDGCLLAAAVRLMFPEVEQDVGPPLDERLQKVKRLIEAAPDRNHRISELAETAGLSEPHLRRLFRTQLGMSPKQYLRRARMEFAQRLMQQEGLRVGEAAHLLGFASVFQFSAQYRQVLGHPPSEDRGAG, encoded by the coding sequence ATGGGACAGCCATTGCACTATATCTCCAGTAACCGGGTACGCTTTCATCAGGAACTGCACCTCCGACCCCGGCGGATTGGCCATCACCGGTTTCTATATGTGGAGACGGGACACGGTGAGTTTCGGATCTCGGGAGAAGAGTTTCAGGTACAGCCCGGCTGGCTGGGACTGCTTTCACCCGGATTGCGTGAGAACCGCTATTCGACGCGGGAGCCAGTCTCATATCTGTTTGTGGAATTTCAGTCTTCAGAACGGCTGACGGATTGGCGGGCTGTTGAGTTTCAGGAGCAGGACCCGCAGCGGGCGGCTCTAATTGCTTTGTTAAAAACGATCCACGTGCAACGGGGCGACCCGGACGGTTGTCTGCTGGCAGCAGCGGTAAGGCTGATGTTTCCCGAGGTGGAGCAAGACGTAGGTCCCCCGCTCGATGAACGTTTGCAGAAGGTGAAGCGTCTGATCGAAGCTGCACCAGATCGAAATCATCGGATCTCTGAACTGGCAGAAACAGCGGGGCTCTCGGAGCCTCACCTGCGACGGCTGTTTCGGACCCAACTGGGAATGAGTCCCAAACAGTATCTCAGGCGGGCGCGGATGGAATTTGCGCAGCGACTGATGCAGCAGGAAGGTCTGCGCGTGGGCGAAGCCGCGCACCTGCTGGGCTTTGCGAGTGTCTTTCAGTTCTCAGCTCAATATCGGCAAGTGCTGGGACATCCCCCTTCGGAGGATCGAGGGGCGGGATAG
- a CDS encoding GAF domain-containing protein: MDQNGVEMLSQQQTFKALPDIKIILELISKGGSLEATLTTLVDYLEASCQEMICSILLLDAENRLRHGAAPQLPEDYINQIDGTKIGPNVGSCGAAAYRNQQIVVADIASDPLWKDFKHLALKHDLRACWSAPIRSSTGSVLGTFAIYYQKPCKPSEFHKQLIEQAVYLAAIAIEHARFEENLQKSEQESHRLRVQLTEAIESLTEGFALYDAEDRLVMCNSKYREFYKESADLLVPGIRFEDHIRISAYRGQIAEAVGREEEWVQERVKQHQNPPGSFRQKLGNGHWLRISEQKTAEGGIAGVRTEITQQVLYEEELRASINLIESIRKLLSQYIADSNPEKVFEDLLQTLLKTSDSEYGFIGEVVQSEQGSSCLKIRAMMKTSGNDELQQFQTDESSTGRAFLNLEMLLEHMVATGDAVISNQPAEDPRLSDLLPQSAKAMKSFLALPIYSQGDLIGVAGIANRPVGYAEQHVNFIKPLLVTGGTLIRAYQNEVTRKKNENALRISEARFSNAFHLNPMGKVIINLSTEKLIDVNESFLKTTQYDRNEIIGKAINELNLYADPAVWDNIVRIVQQKGLVHDQETILRIRSGEKRFVHCSAWLIESAEEPLLLMMVKDITEQKQAQELNRQLQIQLQHSQKMQAIGQLAAGVAHEFNNILVGINLNAELMLLTPENEIPKSFQGPLQDIQKSGERAAELVKQMLTFGRKKIPNTAWFDLNRLISENRNILQRILGDTITLKLNLDPNTNSVWADEAEIEQALMNLVVNARDAMPEGGTLSISTRNVEYSEDHVSSELNRLPGSYSQVSVKDSGCGMSPETVEQIFEPFFTTKPAAMGTGLGLSTVFRDISNLGGFISVESQLGEGTEFRIYLPQNQGKTVKNDSTVASSIKKHAVGGGETILVCDDETMVLTAVSALLEASGYDVIKAAGPQEAILAATSYDGKISLLLTDFNMPEMNGQQLAQELTQRDPEMKVIYLSGLTGDIPDSMGEDQIEVIQKPAKMGILSQKIRAVLDGCPSHELKQ, encoded by the coding sequence ATGGATCAAAATGGTGTTGAGATGCTTTCTCAACAACAGACATTCAAAGCTTTACCTGATATCAAAATTATTCTTGAATTGATCAGCAAAGGTGGCTCCCTCGAAGCGACTCTGACGACTCTGGTTGACTATCTTGAAGCAAGCTGCCAGGAAATGATCTGCTCGATCCTGTTACTCGATGCTGAAAACCGACTCCGGCACGGTGCTGCTCCCCAATTACCAGAGGACTATATCAACCAGATTGATGGTACGAAAATTGGTCCGAACGTCGGGTCGTGCGGGGCTGCTGCTTACCGAAATCAACAAATTGTGGTCGCCGACATCGCCAGTGATCCATTATGGAAGGATTTCAAACATCTGGCATTAAAACATGATCTGCGCGCCTGCTGGTCGGCACCAATCCGTTCGTCAACAGGTTCCGTGCTGGGAACGTTTGCAATCTATTACCAAAAACCCTGTAAGCCGAGTGAATTTCACAAGCAACTCATCGAGCAGGCGGTCTATCTGGCAGCAATTGCCATCGAGCATGCCCGATTTGAAGAGAATCTGCAAAAAAGCGAACAGGAATCGCACCGGTTGCGTGTCCAACTGACTGAGGCGATCGAATCTCTGACCGAAGGATTTGCCCTGTATGATGCCGAAGACCGTCTGGTGATGTGCAATTCCAAATACCGTGAGTTTTATAAAGAGAGTGCAGACCTGCTGGTGCCCGGCATACGGTTTGAAGATCATATTCGAATCTCCGCTTACCGAGGGCAGATAGCAGAAGCGGTGGGCCGCGAAGAAGAGTGGGTGCAAGAGCGTGTCAAACAGCATCAGAATCCGCCAGGAAGCTTTCGGCAGAAGCTGGGAAATGGCCACTGGCTAAGGATCTCTGAGCAAAAAACGGCAGAAGGGGGAATCGCGGGAGTACGAACTGAGATTACGCAGCAGGTCTTGTATGAAGAGGAGTTGCGCGCTTCGATCAATCTGATTGAATCCATTCGGAAGCTATTGTCTCAATATATTGCCGATTCAAATCCCGAGAAAGTCTTTGAAGATCTGTTGCAGACTTTACTGAAGACTTCCGACAGCGAGTATGGTTTCATCGGAGAAGTCGTGCAGAGTGAACAGGGATCTTCCTGTTTAAAAATACGCGCGATGATGAAAACATCCGGTAATGATGAGTTGCAGCAATTTCAGACGGACGAGAGTTCTACTGGACGGGCATTTTTAAATCTGGAAATGCTGTTAGAGCACATGGTCGCTACTGGAGATGCGGTGATTTCCAATCAGCCTGCCGAAGATCCGCGGCTCAGCGATCTCTTGCCCCAATCTGCTAAAGCGATGAAATCGTTCCTGGCGCTGCCGATCTATTCTCAGGGGGATTTGATCGGAGTCGCGGGCATTGCGAATCGGCCTGTGGGATACGCTGAACAGCATGTTAATTTTATTAAACCACTTCTCGTCACGGGCGGGACGCTGATAAGGGCTTATCAAAACGAAGTCACTCGTAAAAAAAACGAAAATGCTTTACGGATTTCTGAAGCACGTTTTTCCAATGCGTTCCATCTCAATCCGATGGGAAAAGTGATTATCAATTTAAGTACTGAAAAACTGATTGATGTGAATGAGTCTTTTCTGAAGACCACGCAGTACGACCGAAATGAGATTATCGGAAAAGCAATCAATGAATTGAATTTGTATGCTGATCCTGCGGTCTGGGATAATATTGTCAGAATCGTGCAACAAAAAGGCCTGGTTCATGATCAGGAAACCATACTCCGTATCAGAAGCGGTGAGAAACGATTCGTCCATTGCTCAGCCTGGTTGATCGAAAGTGCCGAGGAACCATTGTTGCTGATGATGGTCAAAGATATTACCGAACAGAAACAGGCGCAGGAACTCAACAGACAGCTGCAGATTCAGCTGCAACATAGCCAGAAAATGCAAGCCATCGGTCAGTTAGCGGCCGGGGTGGCTCACGAATTCAACAATATTCTCGTGGGAATTAATTTAAATGCAGAACTGATGTTACTGACGCCGGAAAACGAAATTCCCAAGTCCTTTCAGGGGCCGTTGCAGGATATTCAAAAGTCAGGCGAACGCGCAGCAGAACTGGTCAAGCAGATGCTCACCTTCGGTCGGAAGAAAATACCGAATACGGCCTGGTTTGATCTGAATCGGTTGATTTCGGAAAACAGAAACATCTTGCAACGAATTCTGGGGGATACGATTACTCTCAAACTGAATCTGGATCCAAACACAAATTCTGTCTGGGCTGACGAAGCGGAGATCGAACAGGCTCTGATGAATCTGGTGGTCAATGCCCGTGATGCCATGCCCGAGGGGGGGACGCTTTCCATCAGTACGCGGAACGTTGAATATTCCGAAGACCACGTTTCCAGTGAATTAAACAGGTTGCCAGGTTCCTACTCGCAAGTGTCGGTCAAGGACAGCGGCTGTGGAATGTCTCCGGAAACGGTGGAACAGATTTTCGAGCCTTTTTTCACGACCAAACCTGCCGCCATGGGGACTGGCCTGGGGCTTTCGACGGTGTTTCGTGACATTTCCAATTTGGGTGGCTTTATTTCCGTCGAGAGTCAGTTAGGAGAAGGAACTGAGTTTCGAATTTACCTGCCTCAGAATCAAGGGAAAACAGTAAAAAATGATAGCACTGTTGCCTCTTCTATAAAGAAACATGCGGTGGGGGGAGGCGAGACGATCCTGGTCTGTGATGATGAAACGATGGTATTGACCGCGGTCTCTGCTCTGCTTGAAGCTTCAGGCTACGATGTCATCAAAGCAGCAGGTCCGCAGGAAGCGATTCTGGCAGCCACTTCATATGACGGGAAGATTTCTTTGTTACTGACAGATTTTAATATGCCGGAAATGAATGGCCAACAACTGGCACAAGAATTGACTCAACGGGATCCTGAAATGAAGGTGATCTATTTGTCTGGTCTGACCGGGGACATTCCTGACTCAATGGGTGAAGATCAGATCGAAGTGATTCAAAAACCGGCGAAGATGGGGATATTGTCTCAGAAAATTCGAGCGGTTCTTGATGGCTGCCCGAGTCACGAGTTGAAACAATGA
- a CDS encoding methyltransferase domain-containing protein, which translates to MPVWDADQYLKFQRERTQPAIDLAARVRLEMPERMIDVGCGPGNSTAVLASRFSDADLSGLDSSTEMLETARASNAEINWFQADITTWEPEEKYDLIFSNAVLQWVRDHTTVFPRLMRFLKPGGALAVQLPAHYGSPLHRSVVEVSELPEWNEATANARQRLTSESRSFYYDLLAPLTAEIDLWETEYIHIMESAEAILEWFRGTGLRPYLEALPDDNRRARFESELLARYRDAYPTQANGKVLFPFRRLFVVAYLAD; encoded by the coding sequence ATGCCTGTCTGGGATGCGGATCAATATTTGAAATTTCAACGGGAACGGACCCAACCCGCCATCGATCTGGCGGCCCGCGTGCGACTGGAAATGCCCGAGCGAATGATCGATGTCGGCTGTGGCCCCGGTAATAGTACCGCTGTATTGGCGTCGCGCTTTTCCGATGCCGATCTCAGCGGTCTGGACAGTTCCACTGAGATGCTGGAGACCGCGCGGGCTTCGAACGCAGAGATTAACTGGTTTCAAGCAGATATCACTACGTGGGAGCCGGAAGAGAAGTACGATCTGATTTTTTCGAACGCCGTCTTGCAGTGGGTGCGGGATCACACGACAGTCTTTCCTCGGCTGATGCGTTTTCTTAAGCCAGGAGGTGCGCTGGCAGTGCAATTGCCGGCACATTATGGCTCTCCCCTGCACCGGAGTGTGGTTGAGGTTTCCGAGCTTCCCGAGTGGAACGAGGCGACAGCAAATGCGCGCCAGAGGCTGACGAGCGAGTCGCGATCGTTTTATTATGATCTGCTGGCACCATTGACTGCCGAGATTGATTTATGGGAAACCGAGTACATACATATTATGGAAAGTGCAGAAGCGATTCTGGAATGGTTTCGCGGCACGGGACTCAGGCCTTATCTGGAAGCGTTACCCGATGATAATCGGCGGGCTCGATTTGAGTCGGAACTGCTGGCCCGATATCGGGACGCCTATCCGACTCAAGCGAATGGAAAAGTACTGTTTCCGTTTCGGCGGTTGTTTGTCGTGGCGTATCTAGCAGACTAA
- a CDS encoding phytanoyl-CoA dioxygenase family protein: protein MDETFQQTGFERLANVISASDMAALQTTLNAAPEETFRQRKNGSRYAIRNVHLQLSGLRPLLEKGCLFAIASEVLGGTTELVSATLFDKLPGANWFVPPHQDLFVPIAGSTDESCWTNWSTKGGVQYVEPPVEVQRELLAVRVHLDECPERNGALEVVPGSHLDRLSEAAVALIEEDAFELCPAGPGDVLLMRPLLVHRSRASELPQRRRVLHVVYSAATLPEGLSWT from the coding sequence ATGGATGAGACATTTCAGCAAACCGGTTTTGAACGTTTAGCGAACGTGATCAGCGCCTCGGACATGGCTGCACTACAGACGACTTTGAATGCAGCGCCGGAAGAAACGTTTCGGCAACGAAAAAACGGCTCTCGTTATGCAATTCGAAATGTGCATCTGCAGTTGTCTGGTCTGAGACCTCTATTGGAAAAAGGATGTCTCTTTGCAATAGCGAGTGAAGTCCTGGGCGGAACGACGGAACTGGTGAGTGCGACACTGTTTGACAAACTACCGGGGGCAAACTGGTTTGTGCCACCGCATCAGGATCTGTTTGTGCCGATTGCCGGCAGCACCGACGAATCGTGTTGGACAAACTGGTCAACCAAGGGGGGCGTACAATATGTCGAGCCGCCCGTTGAGGTACAGCGGGAACTACTGGCGGTGCGGGTGCATCTGGATGAATGCCCGGAAAGAAACGGAGCACTGGAAGTGGTGCCGGGCAGCCATCTTGATCGGTTGAGTGAAGCCGCAGTTGCTCTGATTGAAGAGGACGCGTTTGAACTTTGCCCCGCGGGGCCCGGCGATGTGCTCCTCATGCGGCCCCTGCTCGTTCATCGTTCTCGCGCGTCAGAACTGCCACAGCGACGGCGCGTGTTGCATGTGGTCTATTCGGCTGCGACGTTGCCTGAGGGGCTCAGTTGGACATGA
- a CDS encoding FdhF/YdeP family oxidoreductase, with translation MKAPRSGGGWKAIKYSLTLANKVGWWKLWKAMRTKNACKTCAVGMGGQKGGMVNEAGLFPEVCKKSFQAMAADMQPAVESDFFSKYNLDQLRSFSSRKLEYSGRLTEPLLLSPGEDHYKPISWDAAIDLVVDRLKAAGPERTFYYASGRSSNEAGILFQMLSRLMGTNYVNNCSYYCHQASGVGLGSSVGTGAGTIRLEDLEHADLYILIGANPASNHPRLMKEFIDIRRRGGKVIVVNPVKELGLVNFRVPSDVRSLLFGSEIASLYVQPHIGGDLALLTGIAKEVLERNAHDTSFIAEHTEDFDAFKQQVEITSWDDIIQQSGVDKATIQKIADQYISAKNVVIGWCMGITHHLHGTNSVQTIANVSLLRGMVGRRKAGLMPIRGHSNVQGLGSVGVTPGMKQAMLERFESRLGIKVPTTPGYDTMACMEASHRGEMDFAFCLGGNLYGSNPDTKHAIEAMSRIKTVMYLSTTLNTGHVWGTGQETLILPVLPRDEEPQSTTQESMFSYVRMSDGGKSRFEGPRSEVSILAAIGQKLFAGDDRIDWKKLESHTAIRELIAELIPGYENMKETIQSNKEFHVTGRAVEEYKFPTESGKAKFHAIPLPDLPTDENLLRLMTIRSEGQFNSVVYEEEDIYRGQDRRDIILMNRADIDRLGFKPEQRVKVKSAAGEMSFILVREFDIRAGNALMYYPEANILVPHTVDPLSKTPGFKGVPITLEAEAAVTT, from the coding sequence GTGAAAGCTCCACGTAGCGGCGGCGGTTGGAAAGCGATCAAATACAGTCTGACACTGGCAAACAAAGTCGGCTGGTGGAAACTCTGGAAAGCCATGCGGACCAAAAACGCCTGTAAGACCTGCGCCGTCGGCATGGGTGGACAGAAGGGGGGCATGGTCAACGAAGCAGGTTTGTTCCCAGAAGTCTGCAAAAAATCGTTTCAGGCGATGGCCGCCGACATGCAACCTGCGGTCGAAAGCGATTTCTTCTCGAAATATAACCTCGACCAGTTGCGTTCTTTCTCCTCCCGCAAACTCGAATACAGCGGCCGACTCACCGAACCTCTGTTACTTTCTCCCGGTGAAGACCATTATAAACCGATTTCGTGGGACGCGGCGATCGACCTTGTCGTCGACCGTCTGAAAGCAGCCGGCCCCGAGCGCACCTTTTATTATGCCAGCGGGCGGTCTTCCAACGAAGCCGGCATCTTGTTCCAGATGCTGTCCCGGTTAATGGGTACGAACTACGTAAATAACTGCTCCTATTACTGCCATCAGGCCAGCGGTGTCGGTCTTGGGTCCAGCGTCGGCACTGGAGCCGGCACGATTCGCCTTGAAGATCTGGAACACGCTGATCTCTACATCCTGATCGGCGCCAACCCCGCTTCCAATCATCCGCGTCTGATGAAAGAATTCATTGACATTCGGCGGCGGGGCGGGAAAGTCATCGTCGTCAACCCCGTCAAGGAACTCGGGCTGGTCAATTTCCGAGTTCCCAGCGACGTCCGCAGCCTGCTGTTCGGTTCCGAAATCGCTTCCCTGTATGTGCAACCGCACATCGGCGGCGACCTGGCTTTGTTGACCGGGATCGCGAAAGAAGTCCTTGAACGCAACGCGCATGACACCAGCTTCATCGCCGAGCACACCGAGGACTTTGACGCCTTCAAACAACAGGTCGAGATCACCAGTTGGGACGACATCATCCAACAGAGCGGCGTCGACAAAGCTACCATTCAGAAAATCGCCGATCAATATATCAGTGCCAAAAACGTCGTCATCGGCTGGTGCATGGGCATCACACATCACCTGCACGGCACCAACAGTGTGCAAACCATCGCCAACGTCTCCCTCCTCAGAGGCATGGTCGGCCGCCGTAAGGCAGGTCTGATGCCAATCCGCGGGCATAGCAATGTGCAGGGCCTCGGCTCCGTCGGCGTCACCCCCGGCATGAAGCAGGCGATGCTCGAACGCTTTGAAAGTCGGCTCGGCATCAAAGTCCCCACAACTCCCGGCTATGACACGATGGCCTGCATGGAAGCATCGCACAGGGGAGAAATGGATTTCGCCTTCTGCCTGGGCGGTAATCTCTACGGCAGCAATCCCGATACGAAACACGCGATCGAAGCCATGAGCCGAATCAAAACTGTGATGTATCTCTCGACCACATTAAATACAGGTCACGTCTGGGGCACCGGCCAGGAAACCTTGATCCTACCCGTTCTTCCGCGCGATGAAGAGCCGCAATCCACGACGCAGGAATCGATGTTTAGCTACGTCCGCATGAGTGACGGCGGTAAATCGCGATTCGAAGGTCCGCGGAGTGAAGTTTCCATTCTGGCGGCGATCGGGCAAAAACTGTTTGCCGGCGATGATCGTATCGACTGGAAAAAACTCGAAAGTCACACCGCGATCCGTGAGTTGATCGCCGAATTGATTCCCGGCTACGAAAACATGAAAGAGACGATTCAGTCCAACAAAGAATTCCACGTCACCGGCCGGGCCGTCGAGGAATACAAGTTCCCCACCGAATCAGGCAAAGCGAAGTTCCATGCGATCCCGCTGCCCGATCTGCCGACGGACGAAAACCTGTTGCGGCTGATGACGATTCGCTCGGAAGGTCAGTTCAACAGTGTGGTCTACGAGGAAGAAGATATTTACCGTGGTCAGGACCGCCGCGATATCATCCTCATGAACCGCGCCGACATCGACCGTCTCGGCTTCAAACCGGAGCAACGGGTCAAAGTCAAAAGCGCAGCAGGGGAGATGTCGTTCATTCTGGTCCGCGAGTTCGACATCCGCGCGGGTAATGCATTGATGTACTACCCCGAAGCCAACATCCTCGTCCCGCACACCGTCGATCCGCTTTCAAAAACTCCGGGCTTCAAAGGCGTGCCGATTACGCTCGAAGCGGAAGCCGCTGTGACGACTTGA